A window of Pseudodesulfovibrio hydrargyri contains these coding sequences:
- a CDS encoding cobyrinate a,c-diamide synthase — MGAVRAFVIAGTHSGCGKTSISLGLMASLARRGLKVQPFKCGPDFIDPGHHALACARDGRPVPSHNLDGWMLGESTNEDIFNRYAADSDVAVIEGVMGLFDGISGTGDAGSTAQMAKILGLPVILVVDARSMARSAAALVAGYADFDPEVTLAGVIFNRVGSPSHAELLREAMTLVPDVPVLGCLGRDEDISTPSRHLGLVTPDQDGPDLDRYQRLADWVESGLDPDALLHFVPEVEAVAPFEPVPQLPKVTIGLARDNAFCFYYEENLRLLREAGARLVEFSPLNDTRLPEHLDGLYLGGGYPELYAFELGQNTRMRREIKEFCESGRPVYAECGGFMLLMNDIVTGRGRYAMAGVYPVRAEMGEKFRALGYREVTVREATMLGPTGTFARGHEFHYSSIQTPPPENLHPVYDLAGRKGPLEVPEGFVTWNTLGSYVHLHFGSNPDIAKAFVTACQKN; from the coding sequence ATGGGCGCGGTCAGGGCATTCGTCATCGCCGGAACGCACAGCGGGTGCGGCAAGACCTCCATCTCCCTGGGGCTGATGGCCTCCCTGGCCCGCCGGGGGCTGAAGGTCCAGCCGTTCAAGTGCGGGCCGGACTTCATCGACCCCGGACATCACGCCCTGGCCTGCGCCCGGGACGGCCGCCCGGTGCCCAGCCACAACCTGGACGGCTGGATGCTCGGCGAGTCCACCAACGAGGACATCTTCAACCGTTACGCGGCGGACAGCGACGTGGCCGTGATCGAAGGGGTCATGGGGCTGTTCGACGGCATCTCCGGCACGGGCGACGCCGGGTCCACGGCCCAGATGGCCAAGATCCTCGGCCTGCCCGTCATCCTGGTGGTGGACGCGCGGTCCATGGCCCGGTCCGCCGCCGCATTGGTGGCCGGGTACGCGGATTTCGACCCCGAGGTGACCCTCGCCGGGGTGATCTTCAACCGCGTGGGCAGTCCGTCCCACGCCGAACTGCTGCGCGAGGCCATGACCCTGGTGCCCGACGTGCCCGTGCTCGGCTGCCTCGGCCGCGACGAGGACATCAGCACCCCTTCGCGCCACCTCGGCCTGGTCACCCCGGATCAGGACGGCCCGGACCTGGACCGCTATCAGCGGCTGGCCGACTGGGTGGAGAGCGGGCTCGACCCGGACGCGCTGCTGCACTTCGTGCCCGAGGTGGAGGCCGTGGCCCCGTTCGAGCCCGTGCCCCAACTGCCCAAGGTGACCATCGGCCTGGCTCGCGACAACGCGTTCTGCTTCTACTACGAGGAGAATCTCCGCCTGCTGCGCGAGGCGGGCGCGCGTCTCGTCGAATTCTCCCCCCTGAACGACACCCGCCTGCCCGAGCACCTGGACGGGCTGTACCTCGGCGGGGGCTATCCCGAACTGTACGCCTTCGAACTCGGCCAGAACACGCGCATGCGCCGCGAGATCAAGGAGTTCTGCGAGTCCGGCCGCCCGGTCTACGCCGAATGCGGCGGGTTCATGCTGCTCATGAACGATATCGTCACCGGCCGGGGCCGCTACGCCATGGCCGGGGTCTACCCGGTGCGCGCCGAGATGGGCGAGAAGTTCCGCGCCCTGGGCTACCGCGAGGTCACGGTCCGCGAGGCCACCATGCTCGGCCCGACGGGGACCTTCGCGCGCGGACACGAGTTCCACTACTCCTCCATCCAGACCCCTCCCCCTGAAAACCTGCATCCGGTTTATGATCTGGCAGGTCGCAAGGGCCCTCTTGAAGTGCCGGAAGGCTTTGTTACCTGGAATACTTTGGGGTCGTACGTACACCTTCATTTTGGTTCCAATCCGGATATAGCGAAGGCCTTCGTTACTGCGTGCCAGAAGAACTAG
- a CDS encoding tetratricopeptide repeat protein codes for MSEQGLIEGVFSIERKAKIGTGTTTRRVEQTAMYYAREVDGEKIELQGLNSKNVPFGPVELITKDELLSDYLPMPQLFKEVIGNLRSVQKSVARGDKFRKRGENFTAEYEYANALNLDEQNVRANFGIGLCLLARDEEEKAKKVFDRILGLDTAFSDDHKHLFNEYGIALRKKKLFGQAVDYYRRALDLSNNDENLWYNLARAQFERQDWAACAEALAKCLELAPKHEEGRKMMNHLTKKGLV; via the coding sequence ATGAGTGAACAAGGATTGATCGAAGGCGTCTTTTCCATAGAACGCAAGGCCAAGATCGGCACGGGCACCACGACGCGCCGCGTCGAGCAGACGGCCATGTACTATGCCAGGGAAGTGGACGGCGAAAAAATCGAACTTCAGGGACTGAACAGCAAGAACGTGCCCTTCGGGCCGGTGGAGCTGATCACCAAGGACGAACTGCTGTCCGACTACCTGCCCATGCCCCAGCTTTTCAAGGAGGTGATCGGCAACCTGCGTTCGGTTCAGAAGTCCGTGGCCCGCGGCGACAAGTTCCGCAAGCGCGGCGAGAATTTCACGGCCGAGTACGAATACGCCAACGCCCTGAACCTGGACGAGCAGAACGTGCGCGCCAACTTCGGCATCGGCCTGTGCCTTCTGGCCCGGGACGAGGAGGAAAAGGCCAAGAAGGTTTTCGACCGCATCCTCGGCCTGGATACCGCCTTTTCCGACGACCACAAGCACCTGTTCAACGAGTACGGCATCGCCCTGCGCAAGAAGAAGCTCTTCGGCCAGGCCGTGGACTACTACCGCCGCGCCCTGGACCTGTCGAACAACGACGAGAACCTGTGGTACAACCTGGCCCGCGCCCAGTTCGAGCGCCAGGACTGGGCCGCCTGCGCCGAGGCCCTGGCCAAGTGCCTGGAGCTGGCCCCCAAGCACGAGGAAGGGCGCAAGATGATGAACCATCTGACCAAGAAGGGCCTGGTCTAG
- the nhaA gene encoding Na+/H+ antiporter NhaA, producing the protein MAIRRFISCGVEPIEQVLMPFQEFFRSKSTSGILLIAGALAALVWANSPWADSYDALWGTEFTVGFGGAALSKPVILWVNDGLMALFFFVVGLEIKREFLVGELSTRSHAVLPLAAAIGGMVVPASLFALVNQGEPSMAGWGIPMATDIAFALGILALLGDRVPYQIKIFLTAVAIVDDIGSILVIALFYTADISLIMLGLGALCLVLAFVANRMGVRTPVFYALVGCLLWFFVLKSGVHSTVAGVLMAFAIPARTRCEAGAYSVNAARLIDDYREAAGPDESVLTNQDMHSALLSMQRITTRAQTPLQRLEHGLHPLVDYVVMPVFALANAGVSLSGGIPAPAVPAALGTALGLVLGKPLGIVLMVLFIIHFSEGYPRGVTLRHFIGAGLLGGIGFTMSLFIATLAFGHAPGLLAGAKTAVLGASLIAGIAGYLVLRAAPAPEPPAG; encoded by the coding sequence ATGGCCATACGCCGGTTCATAAGCTGCGGAGTGGAACCCATCGAACAGGTGCTCATGCCGTTCCAGGAGTTCTTCCGGTCCAAATCCACCAGCGGCATCCTGCTCATCGCCGGGGCCCTGGCCGCGCTCGTCTGGGCCAACTCCCCGTGGGCCGATTCCTACGACGCCCTGTGGGGCACCGAGTTCACCGTGGGCTTCGGCGGGGCCGCCCTGTCCAAGCCGGTCATCCTGTGGGTCAACGACGGGCTCATGGCCCTGTTCTTCTTCGTGGTCGGCCTGGAGATCAAACGCGAATTCCTGGTCGGCGAGCTGTCCACCCGCAGCCACGCCGTGCTGCCCCTCGCCGCGGCCATCGGCGGCATGGTCGTGCCGGCGTCCCTCTTCGCCCTGGTCAACCAGGGCGAGCCGTCCATGGCTGGCTGGGGCATCCCCATGGCCACGGACATCGCCTTCGCCCTGGGCATCCTGGCCCTGCTCGGCGACCGCGTGCCCTACCAGATCAAGATATTCCTGACCGCCGTGGCCATTGTCGACGACATCGGCTCCATTTTGGTCATCGCCCTGTTCTACACGGCGGACATCTCGCTGATCATGCTCGGCCTGGGCGCGCTCTGTCTGGTCCTGGCCTTCGTCGCCAACCGCATGGGCGTGCGCACCCCGGTCTTCTACGCCCTGGTCGGCTGCCTGCTGTGGTTCTTCGTGCTCAAGTCCGGGGTCCACTCCACGGTTGCCGGCGTGCTCATGGCCTTCGCCATCCCGGCCCGCACCCGGTGCGAGGCCGGGGCCTACTCAGTCAACGCCGCCCGGCTGATCGACGACTACCGCGAGGCGGCCGGGCCGGACGAATCGGTCCTGACCAACCAGGACATGCACTCGGCCCTTCTGTCCATGCAGCGCATCACCACCCGCGCCCAGACCCCGCTGCAACGCCTCGAACACGGACTGCATCCCCTGGTGGACTACGTGGTCATGCCGGTCTTCGCCCTGGCCAACGCGGGCGTGAGCTTAAGCGGCGGCATCCCGGCCCCGGCCGTACCGGCGGCCCTGGGTACGGCGCTCGGCCTGGTCCTGGGCAAGCCTCTGGGCATCGTGCTCATGGTCCTGTTCATCATCCACTTTTCCGAAGGCTACCCGCGCGGCGTGACACTCAGGCACTTCATCGGGGCCGGACTGCTCGGCGGCATCGGCTTCACCATGTCCCTGTTCATCGCCACCCTGGCCTTCGGCCACGCCCCGGGGTTGCTCGCCGGGGCCAAGACCGCCGTGCTCGGCGCGTCCCTGATCGCGGGCATCGCGGGATACCTGGTCCTGCGCGCGGCCCCGGCCCCGGAGCCCCCGGCCGGGTAG
- a CDS encoding EAL domain-containing protein, which yields MKASKLFIKPLLLMVVIFGMVAVVTSVTFSNRLRHEMTREYESKALALARSVAESDISTILSKDAGALQARIDQYLGISAVSYVLVADENGNVLAHTFVPFVPDRILRMVAETPRVETREEHILRDVILDGKRYLHVSSPILSGLAGDVHIGMDYAVIDRNIHEAVVEQQVVMLILFGASLLLVFLFVVNISKPLRQLTEYAGRVAVKDFGKVPEINSNDEVGQLAKAMEAMTGQISELVGSLEDRVKQKTRELQEARDALKQKVEERTSELMRTNTQLKIEIAERKVIGDALRKAEKKYRTIFENAVEGIYQSSYSGRFQDTNPALARILGYKSPEDLMSSIYDIGTQMYVDPDRRKEFLRLIDERNEVKNFVSKVRKRDGRIIWVAENARKIVDAQGNIVCFEGSIEDITMRKKAEDQLKRQAFHDPLTGLPNRALFLDHLRMAMERSRRRKHMFAVLYMDLDRFKVVNDSLGHDAGDELLRGVARVLEQCGRSVDTIARFGGDEFAILQEEISAPKDAIAIARRILEGVRQPFTIGGNEVFTSASLGIVLKTDGYDRPEALLRDADTAMYRAKELGKSRFKVFNRKMHDQALQLMELETDLRRAVDLREFEVVYQPIVELDTRQVCGFEALVRWRHPEHGIIGPSDFISLAEDTGLIYAIDNLVLEEACAQVRRWQTLAGVTKGSELTVNINISGKHFGQSMLAGQISRALEDSGLSADSLNIEITESALMDNPSVAEDILQQLKDLGIRICIDDFGTGYSSLSYLQRFPIDVVKVDRSFIIAVDEDPDSQAIVRTVFSLGESMGLKIVAEGVETSGQLGFLEREGCRFVQGYFFYKPLTVSEVDHLLEGQRRG from the coding sequence ATGAAGGCCTCCAAACTGTTCATCAAGCCGCTGCTGCTCATGGTCGTGATCTTCGGCATGGTCGCGGTGGTCACCTCGGTGACCTTCTCCAACCGGTTGCGGCACGAGATGACCCGCGAATACGAGTCCAAGGCCCTGGCCCTGGCCCGGTCCGTGGCCGAGTCCGACATCTCCACCATCCTGAGCAAGGACGCGGGCGCGCTCCAGGCCCGCATCGACCAGTACCTGGGGATCAGCGCGGTCTCCTACGTGCTGGTGGCCGACGAGAACGGCAACGTCCTGGCCCACACCTTCGTGCCGTTCGTCCCGGACCGGATCCTGCGCATGGTGGCCGAGACTCCCCGGGTGGAGACCCGCGAGGAGCACATCCTGCGTGACGTGATCCTGGACGGCAAACGGTATCTGCACGTCTCGAGCCCCATCCTGTCCGGCCTGGCCGGGGACGTGCACATCGGCATGGACTACGCGGTCATCGACCGGAACATCCACGAGGCCGTGGTCGAACAGCAGGTGGTCATGCTCATCCTGTTCGGTGCCAGCCTCCTGCTCGTCTTCCTGTTCGTGGTCAACATCTCCAAGCCCCTGCGCCAGCTGACCGAGTACGCGGGCCGCGTGGCGGTCAAGGACTTCGGCAAGGTGCCCGAGATCAACTCCAACGACGAGGTCGGCCAGCTGGCCAAGGCCATGGAGGCCATGACCGGACAGATATCCGAGCTGGTCGGCAGCCTGGAGGACCGGGTCAAGCAGAAGACCCGCGAGCTGCAGGAGGCCCGCGACGCCCTCAAGCAGAAGGTCGAGGAGCGCACCAGCGAGCTGATGCGCACCAACACTCAGCTCAAGATCGAAATAGCCGAGCGCAAGGTCATCGGCGACGCCCTGCGCAAGGCCGAGAAGAAGTACAGGACCATTTTCGAGAACGCGGTGGAGGGCATCTACCAGTCCTCCTACTCGGGCCGGTTCCAGGACACCAACCCCGCGCTGGCGCGCATCCTCGGCTACAAGTCGCCCGAGGACCTGATGAGCTCCATCTACGACATCGGCACCCAGATGTACGTGGACCCGGACCGGCGCAAGGAGTTCCTGCGCCTCATCGATGAACGCAACGAGGTCAAGAATTTCGTGTCCAAGGTGCGCAAGCGCGACGGCCGGATCATCTGGGTCGCGGAGAACGCGCGCAAGATCGTGGACGCCCAGGGCAACATCGTCTGCTTCGAAGGGTCCATCGAGGACATCACCATGCGCAAGAAGGCCGAGGACCAGCTCAAGCGCCAGGCCTTCCACGATCCGCTCACCGGCCTGCCCAACCGCGCCCTGTTCCTGGACCACCTGCGCATGGCCATGGAGCGCTCCAGGCGGCGCAAGCACATGTTCGCGGTCCTGTACATGGACCTGGACCGCTTCAAGGTGGTCAACGATTCACTCGGCCACGACGCGGGCGACGAGCTGCTGCGCGGGGTGGCGCGGGTGCTCGAGCAGTGCGGCCGGTCCGTGGACACCATCGCCCGGTTCGGGGGCGACGAATTCGCCATTTTACAGGAAGAGATATCCGCGCCCAAGGACGCCATCGCCATCGCCCGGCGCATCCTCGAAGGCGTGCGCCAGCCGTTCACCATAGGCGGCAACGAGGTCTTCACCTCGGCCTCCCTGGGCATCGTGCTCAAGACCGACGGTTACGACCGGCCCGAGGCGCTGCTGCGCGACGCGGACACGGCCATGTACCGGGCCAAGGAACTGGGCAAGTCGCGCTTCAAGGTCTTCAACCGCAAGATGCATGACCAGGCCCTGCAGCTCATGGAGCTGGAGACCGACCTGCGCCGGGCCGTGGACCTGCGCGAGTTCGAGGTGGTCTATCAGCCCATCGTCGAGCTGGACACCCGGCAGGTCTGCGGGTTCGAGGCCCTGGTCCGCTGGCGTCACCCGGAGCACGGCATCATCGGGCCCAGCGATTTCATCTCCCTGGCCGAGGACACCGGCCTGATCTACGCCATCGACAACCTCGTCCTGGAAGAGGCCTGCGCCCAGGTCCGGCGCTGGCAGACCCTGGCCGGGGTGACAAAGGGCAGCGAACTGACCGTGAACATCAACATCTCGGGCAAGCATTTCGGCCAGTCCATGCTGGCCGGGCAGATATCCCGCGCCCTGGAGGACTCGGGACTGTCCGCCGACTCCCTGAACATAGAGATCACCGAGTCCGCGCTCATGGACAACCCGTCCGTGGCCGAGGATATCCTGCAACAGCTCAAGGACCTCGGCATCCGCATCTGCATCGACGACTTCGGCACGGGCTACTCGTCGCTGTCCTACCTCCAGCGCTTCCCCATCGACGTGGTCAAGGTGGACCGCTCTTTCATCATCGCCGTGGACGAGGACCCGGACAGCCAGGCCATCGTGCGCACGGTATTTTCCCTGGGTGAGTCCATGGGGCTCAAGATCGTGGCCGAGGGCGTGGAGACCTCGGGCCAACTCGGCTTCCTGGAACGGGAGGGGTGCCGGTTCGTGCAGGGGTATTTCTTCTACAAGCCGCTGACCGTGTCCGAGGTGGACCACCTCCTGGAGGGACAGCGGCGCGGTTGA
- a CDS encoding ABC transporter substrate-binding protein has protein sequence MRKIPPVAALLALLAVLTLGLVPARAQGERELVFGMSAAFTGANGELGIEYYRGLTAYLDYYNAHVGEGGWAIRVEPANDGYNPGPCFQNTVNFIVRDNVFALAGYVGTPTATHVLPLLQKFSDRHIYMLFPFTGAQPLRDEPFGRYVFNLRASYFDETRVLVNRLLDVGRSRIGVFYQSDAYGRTGWDGVRRALAAHGLRIASEAAYRRGAAFERDFSFEVQHLLAAGVDAIVVVGTYAAQAAFVRDARNAGCGLPIAGLSFTDSDKMLDLLKGESERSGRDYTADLIQSQVVPSYEETGLPGVRLYREIMGNYEGGAMPSGGEEYSPRRYSFVSFEGFLNGMLLGEMVRRMGDDPRRERIPEVMESIRDFDLGIGVDAHFGPDRHQGLDAVYPTTVREGRFRAVDSWERWRK, from the coding sequence ATGAGGAAAATACCGCCCGTTGCCGCATTGCTTGCGCTGCTCGCCGTCTTGACGCTCGGCCTTGTTCCGGCCAGGGCCCAGGGGGAGCGGGAGTTGGTCTTCGGCATGTCCGCGGCCTTCACCGGGGCCAACGGCGAACTGGGCATCGAGTATTACCGCGGTCTGACTGCCTACCTCGACTATTACAACGCCCATGTGGGCGAGGGCGGATGGGCCATCCGGGTCGAGCCGGCCAACGACGGGTACAACCCGGGCCCCTGCTTCCAGAACACGGTCAACTTCATCGTCCGCGACAACGTCTTCGCCCTGGCCGGCTACGTGGGTACGCCCACGGCCACCCACGTCCTGCCCCTGCTGCAGAAGTTCAGCGACCGGCACATCTACATGCTTTTTCCCTTCACCGGGGCGCAGCCCCTGCGCGACGAGCCGTTCGGCAGGTACGTCTTCAACCTGCGGGCCTCCTATTTCGACGAGACCAGGGTCCTGGTCAACCGCCTGCTGGACGTGGGCCGGAGCCGCATCGGGGTCTTCTACCAATCCGACGCCTACGGCCGCACCGGCTGGGACGGCGTGCGCCGCGCCCTGGCCGCCCACGGACTGCGCATAGCATCCGAGGCCGCCTACCGCCGGGGGGCCGCCTTTGAGCGGGATTTTTCCTTTGAGGTCCAGCATCTCCTGGCCGCGGGCGTGGACGCCATCGTCGTGGTCGGAACCTACGCCGCCCAGGCGGCCTTTGTCCGCGACGCCCGCAATGCGGGATGCGGCCTGCCCATCGCCGGGTTGTCCTTCACGGACAGCGACAAGATGCTCGACCTACTCAAGGGTGAGAGCGAGCGCTCGGGCAGGGACTACACGGCCGACCTGATCCAGTCCCAGGTGGTCCCGAGCTACGAGGAGACCGGCCTGCCCGGCGTGCGCCTGTACCGCGAGATCATGGGCAACTACGAGGGGGGCGCCATGCCATCGGGCGGGGAGGAATATTCCCCGCGCCGCTACAGCTTCGTCAGTTTCGAGGGCTTTCTGAACGGCATGCTCCTGGGCGAGATGGTCCGGCGCATGGGCGACGATCCCCGGCGTGAGCGCATCCCCGAGGTCATGGAGTCCATCCGTGACTTCGACCTGGGCATCGGGGTGGATGCGCATTTCGGCCCCGACCGCCATCAGGGGCTCGACGCCGTCTACCCGACTACGGTCAGGGAAGGCCGGTTCCGGGCCGTGGACAGCTGGGAGAGGTGGCGGAAATGA
- a CDS encoding metallophosphoesterase family protein yields the protein MQIAVISDTHMGTPPSWLDAVYDRWLGPSDALIHCGDITSTAAWSYFLRHDNFLCVRGNCDWDPELAERLEPMLTARVGGLTVGVTHGWGPRSQVPSAVARAFGPDYDLVCYGHTHARDWSVVDGVRLVNPGSLGENGSLALVHVDDHGGLRCEFVDAV from the coding sequence ATGCAGATCGCCGTTATTTCGGACACCCATATGGGTACGCCGCCCTCCTGGCTTGACGCCGTGTACGACCGCTGGCTCGGCCCGTCCGACGCGTTGATCCACTGCGGTGACATCACCTCCACGGCCGCCTGGTCCTACTTCCTGCGCCACGACAATTTTCTGTGCGTGCGCGGCAACTGCGACTGGGACCCGGAGCTGGCCGAGCGGCTGGAGCCCATGCTCACCGCGCGGGTGGGCGGGCTGACCGTGGGCGTGACCCACGGCTGGGGTCCGCGCTCCCAGGTGCCGAGCGCCGTGGCCCGGGCCTTCGGGCCGGACTACGACCTGGTCTGCTACGGCCACACCCACGCCCGCGACTGGTCCGTGGTCGACGGGGTCCGGCTGGTCAACCCCGGCTCCCTGGGCGAGAACGGCTCCCTGGCCCTGGTCCACGTGGACGATCACGGCGGGTTGCGCTGCGAGTTCGTGGACGCCGTCTAA
- a CDS encoding MlaA family lipoprotein has protein sequence MKGEQEGLRLLAMVLAAALLLGAAGVCFAADAPAEPVIVAQFGGEPASVPATSPSAADDFDEFDAAYSDQPLVSDPLSGWNRAWFQINDVLYRGLFRPMAQGYAWAIPPRPRTWVSNFFTNLLFPVRFLNDLLTGKWDAAYMETSKFVANTSFGVLGLGDVTGGMPKNWEPERPTADGFDQTLGKAGFGPGIYLVWPFIGPSSIRGTVGWVADAYCDPVTYGRFTFLEFIAIRAYKNLNELSLQLEGNEYETLTDGAVDKYAAVRDAYIRYRAKKVAE, from the coding sequence ATGAAGGGAGAACAAGAAGGACTTCGCCTGCTGGCCATGGTGCTTGCCGCCGCGCTCCTGCTCGGAGCAGCGGGGGTCTGTTTCGCTGCCGACGCCCCGGCCGAACCCGTGATCGTGGCCCAGTTCGGCGGTGAGCCCGCCAGTGTACCCGCCACTTCGCCCAGCGCTGCGGACGATTTCGACGAGTTCGACGCCGCATACAGCGACCAGCCTCTGGTCAGCGACCCCCTGTCCGGCTGGAACCGGGCCTGGTTCCAGATCAACGACGTCCTGTACCGGGGGTTGTTCCGGCCCATGGCCCAGGGATACGCCTGGGCGATCCCGCCCCGTCCCCGCACCTGGGTTTCGAATTTCTTCACCAACCTGCTCTTCCCGGTCCGGTTCCTCAACGACCTGCTGACCGGCAAGTGGGACGCCGCCTACATGGAGACCTCCAAGTTCGTGGCCAACACCTCGTTCGGCGTGCTCGGCCTGGGCGACGTTACCGGCGGCATGCCCAAGAATTGGGAGCCCGAGCGGCCCACGGCCGACGGCTTCGACCAGACCCTTGGCAAGGCCGGGTTCGGTCCCGGCATCTACCTGGTCTGGCCGTTCATCGGCCCCAGCTCCATCCGGGGCACCGTGGGCTGGGTGGCGGACGCGTACTGCGATCCGGTGACCTACGGCCGGTTCACCTTCCTCGAGTTCATCGCCATCCGCGCCTACAAGAATCTGAACGAGCTCTCCCTGCAGCTTGAAGGCAACGAGTACGAGACTCTGACCGACGGAGCGGTGGACAAGTACGCCGCGGTCCGCGACGCGTACATCCGCTACCGGGCAAAGAAGGTCGCCGAATAG
- a CDS encoding Tgt2/MlaC family protein, translating to MVCKKIAAALVLGCLLAFGAQAAQAAQSPTERVREGVDKIIQMLSDPAMQDPAQHDEAITRLREVAEQYIDFGLVTKFAVGRPWLEMSPELHAQLREAFVKLLERSYLKRIPAYGGQNVNYTREEISGNNAKVQTEIIDKDKKIVVEFRLKIVQGKWMIYDVVAEGVSLVMNYRSQFAEVLNKGTGEDLLKTIQDRIEQIDQGKEEEPAS from the coding sequence ATGGTTTGCAAGAAAATAGCAGCGGCCCTCGTTTTGGGCTGCCTTTTGGCCTTCGGCGCTCAAGCCGCCCAGGCCGCGCAGTCTCCCACCGAACGCGTGCGCGAGGGCGTGGACAAGATCATCCAGATGCTGTCCGACCCGGCCATGCAGGACCCGGCCCAGCACGACGAGGCCATCACCCGTCTGCGCGAGGTGGCCGAGCAGTACATCGACTTCGGCCTGGTCACCAAGTTCGCCGTGGGGCGGCCCTGGCTGGAGATGTCCCCGGAGCTGCACGCACAGCTGCGGGAGGCCTTCGTCAAGCTCCTGGAACGCTCCTATCTGAAGCGCATTCCGGCCTATGGCGGGCAGAACGTGAACTACACGCGGGAAGAGATTTCCGGCAACAACGCCAAGGTCCAAACGGAAATCATTGACAAAGACAAGAAAATAGTTGTTGAATTTCGCTTGAAAATCGTTCAAGGGAAATGGATGATTTATGATGTCGTCGCCGAAGGCGTGAGCCTGGTGATGAATTACCGCAGCCAGTTCGCCGAGGTCCTGAACAAGGGGACCGGCGAGGATTTGCTGAAAACGATCCAGGATCGCATCGAACAGATCGACCAGGGCAAAGAGGAAGAACCGGCGTCGTGA
- the mlaD gene encoding outer membrane lipid asymmetry maintenance protein MlaD, whose protein sequence is MFRIKKETAVGIFVIMGLLAVVYMSVKLGNVQLFSDKYYEIKANFTDISGLKVNAPVQMFGVEIGFVSQIGLDQKKGVAAVSMMLLKEVELTDDAIAAIKTNGLIGDKYVKIVPGGLGDPVKPGDTLFNTQPAIDLEDLISKFAFGSV, encoded by the coding sequence ATGTTCAGAATAAAGAAAGAGACCGCAGTGGGGATCTTCGTGATCATGGGGCTGCTGGCCGTTGTCTACATGAGCGTCAAGCTGGGCAACGTGCAGCTGTTCTCGGACAAGTATTACGAGATCAAGGCGAATTTCACCGACATTTCCGGGCTGAAGGTCAACGCTCCGGTGCAGATGTTCGGCGTGGAGATCGGCTTTGTCAGCCAGATCGGCCTGGACCAGAAAAAGGGCGTGGCCGCGGTTTCCATGATGCTTTTGAAGGAAGTGGAACTCACGGACGACGCCATCGCCGCGATCAAGACCAACGGCCTGATCGGCGACAAGTACGTGAAGATCGTGCCGGGCGGGCTCGGCGACCCGGTCAAGCCGGGCGATACCCTGTTCAACACTCAGCCCGCCATCGATCTCGAGGATCTGATCAGCAAGTTCGCCTTCGGTTCCGTCTAG
- a CDS encoding ABC transporter ATP-binding protein, translating into MSEAPSIRLENLTVGYGETPVVKDLNIEFPGGKLSMIVGGSGCGKSTVLKHILGLHPVMGGRILMDGHDLGALTARQAHCMRQRTGVLFQDGALLGSLRLKDNVALPLREHTRLKEAEIMRIVQDRLELVGLGHALDLFPNELSGGMRKRAGLARALVMDPQVLFCDEPTSGLDPVLSAELDQLLLEMMCHFDMTMVVVTHDLASMRGLADFVVILGEHRCLYQGTIEELEKTTDPYLRRFLDRKAEERDAPRLTMPPIDPAMMRIDCGEALGAKITIRKDNRCSE; encoded by the coding sequence GTGAGCGAGGCACCGAGCATACGACTGGAGAACCTGACCGTGGGGTACGGCGAAACGCCCGTGGTCAAGGATCTGAACATAGAATTTCCCGGCGGCAAGCTGTCCATGATCGTGGGCGGCTCGGGCTGCGGCAAGTCCACGGTGCTCAAGCACATCCTGGGGCTGCACCCGGTCATGGGCGGGCGCATTCTGATGGACGGCCACGACCTGGGCGCGCTGACGGCCCGGCAGGCGCACTGCATGCGCCAGCGCACGGGCGTGCTCTTCCAGGACGGCGCGCTCCTCGGGTCGCTTCGGCTCAAGGACAACGTGGCCCTGCCCCTGCGCGAGCACACCCGGCTCAAGGAGGCGGAGATCATGCGCATCGTCCAGGACCGGCTCGAACTGGTCGGCCTGGGCCACGCCCTGGATCTGTTCCCCAACGAACTGTCCGGCGGCATGCGCAAGCGGGCCGGTCTGGCCCGCGCCCTGGTCATGGACCCGCAGGTGTTGTTCTGCGACGAGCCCACCTCCGGCCTGGACCCGGTGCTTTCGGCCGAACTGGACCAACTCCTGCTGGAGATGATGTGCCATTTCGACATGACCATGGTCGTGGTCACCCACGATTTGGCGAGCATGCGCGGGCTGGCCGATTTCGTGGTCATCCTGGGCGAGCACCGCTGCCTGTACCAGGGCACCATCGAGGAACTGGAAAAGACCACGGACCCGTACCTGCGCCGGTTCCTGGACCGCAAGGCCGAGGAGCGCGATGCTCCGAGGCTGACCATGCCGCCCATCGACCCGGCCATGATGCGCATAGACTGCGGCGAGGCCCTGGGCGCGAAAATCACCATCCGTAAGGACAATAGATGTTCAGAATAA